A window of Christiangramia forsetii KT0803 contains these coding sequences:
- the rpsO gene encoding 30S ribosomal protein S15: MYLTSEKKEEIFSKHGKGKNDTGSAEGQIALFTHRIAHLSEHLKTNRKDYNTERSLVMLVGKRRSLLDYLMKKDIIRYRAIVKELGLRK, encoded by the coding sequence ATGTATTTAACTAGTGAAAAAAAAGAAGAGATCTTCTCAAAGCATGGTAAAGGTAAAAACGATACCGGTTCTGCTGAAGGACAGATTGCATTGTTTACTCACCGAATTGCCCACTTATCAGAACACCTGAAAACAAATCGTAAAGATTATAATACAGAACGCTCTCTGGTAATGTTGGTTGGTAAAAGAAGAAGTCTACTAGACTATTTGATGAAAAAGGATATCATTAGGTATCGTGCCATCGTGAAGGAACTAGGATTAAGAAAATAA
- the accD gene encoding acetyl-CoA carboxylase, carboxyltransferase subunit beta, protein MAWFKRTQKGIQTPTEHKKDVPKGLWYKSPTGKIVDAEQLESNFYVSPEDGYHVRIGSNEYFKILFDDNKYKELDKGMTSKDPLDFEDTKKYTDRLKAAQEKTGLKDAVRCAVGKSKGNDLVIACMDFKFVGGSMGSVVGEKIARAADYALKNKLPFMIISKSGGARMQEAALSLMQLAKTSVKLAQLADAKIPYISLATDPTTGGTTASFAMLGDINISEPGALIGFAGPRVVKDTTGKDLPKDFQTSEFLKEKGFLDFITKRSELKNKINLYLDLIQNQPVRA, encoded by the coding sequence ATGGCTTGGTTTAAAAGAACACAAAAAGGAATCCAAACTCCAACAGAACACAAGAAAGATGTTCCAAAGGGTTTATGGTATAAATCACCAACAGGAAAAATTGTTGATGCTGAACAATTAGAGAGTAATTTTTATGTGAGCCCAGAGGATGGATATCATGTGAGGATTGGTAGTAATGAATACTTCAAAATTCTTTTTGACGATAACAAATATAAGGAGCTTGATAAAGGTATGACTTCTAAAGATCCACTGGATTTTGAAGATACCAAAAAGTATACTGACCGGTTAAAAGCTGCCCAGGAAAAAACAGGATTGAAAGATGCTGTGCGCTGTGCGGTTGGAAAATCTAAGGGTAATGATCTGGTAATTGCCTGTATGGATTTTAAATTTGTAGGGGGAAGTATGGGATCTGTAGTAGGTGAGAAAATTGCTCGCGCTGCAGATTACGCTTTAAAAAACAAGCTTCCTTTTATGATCATTTCTAAATCTGGAGGAGCTAGAATGCAGGAAGCAGCACTTTCTTTAATGCAATTGGCAAAAACTTCGGTTAAATTAGCTCAGCTAGCAGACGCTAAAATCCCTTACATATCTTTAGCTACAGATCCAACAACTGGAGGAACAACAGCTTCTTTCGCTATGTTAGGTGACATCAATATTTCTGAACCCGGCGCATTGATTGGGTTTGCGGGACCGCGTGTAGTAAAGGACACTACAGGAAAAGATCTTCCAAAAGATTTTCAAACCTCTGAATTTTTAAAAGAGAAAGGCTTTTTAGACTTCATTACCAAACGTTCTGAACTTAAAAATAAAATAAATCTTTACCTCGATCTTATTCAGAATCAACCGGTAAGAGCTTAA
- the fbaA gene encoding class II fructose-bisphosphate aldolase, with product MSHNIKPGVATGKEVQEIFNYAKEKGFALPAVNVIGSSSVNAVLETAAELKSPVIIQFSNGGAQFNAGKGLSNDNEKAAIAGGVAGAKHVHEMAKVYGATVIMHTDHCAKKLLPWIDGLLDASEKHYEQFGKPLYSSHMIDLSEESLEENIEICKKYLKRMSKMGMTLEIELGITGGEEDGVDNTDVDSSKLYTQPEEVAYAYEELSKVSDQFTIAAAFGNVHGVYKPGNVKLTPKILKNSQEYITKKYNVEENHIDFVFHGGSGSTVEEIREAIGYGVIKMNIDTDLQYAFLEGIRDYMGDKKDYLANQIGNPDGDDVPNKKYYDPRKWLREGELTFKTRLKKAFEDLNNVNTL from the coding sequence ATGAGTCACAATATTAAACCAGGCGTAGCCACAGGAAAAGAAGTTCAGGAAATTTTTAATTATGCGAAGGAAAAAGGTTTTGCCCTTCCCGCAGTAAATGTAATTGGTTCCAGTAGTGTGAATGCTGTGCTGGAGACAGCTGCTGAATTAAAATCCCCTGTGATCATTCAGTTTTCTAATGGTGGAGCTCAGTTTAATGCAGGTAAAGGACTTTCTAACGATAATGAAAAAGCTGCCATAGCAGGAGGCGTTGCAGGTGCAAAACATGTGCATGAAATGGCGAAAGTATATGGTGCAACAGTAATAATGCATACCGACCATTGTGCTAAAAAACTACTTCCATGGATTGACGGATTGTTAGATGCGAGTGAAAAGCATTACGAGCAATTTGGTAAACCTCTGTATAGCTCTCATATGATAGATCTTTCAGAAGAATCATTGGAAGAGAACATAGAAATCTGTAAAAAGTATTTGAAGAGAATGTCTAAAATGGGCATGACTCTGGAAATTGAATTAGGAATTACTGGAGGTGAAGAAGATGGTGTGGATAATACGGATGTAGATTCATCAAAATTGTATACACAACCAGAAGAAGTTGCCTATGCATACGAAGAACTTAGCAAAGTAAGTGATCAATTCACGATTGCTGCAGCTTTTGGAAATGTACACGGGGTATATAAACCCGGAAATGTGAAATTGACTCCAAAAATTCTTAAGAATTCACAGGAATATATTACCAAGAAATATAACGTTGAAGAAAACCATATCGATTTTGTGTTTCATGGTGGAAGTGGATCTACCGTTGAAGAGATTCGTGAAGCGATTGGTTACGGTGTTATTAAAATGAACATTGATACCGATCTTCAGTATGCATTTCTTGAAGGAATTAGAGATTATATGGGTGACAAGAAAGACTATCTCGCAAATCAAATTGGAAACCCAGATGGTGACGATGTCCCTAACAAAAAATATTATGATCCTCGCAAATGGCTTCGTGAAGGAGAGCTTACTTTCAAGACTCGTTTAAAGAAAGCTTTTGAGGACTTGAACAATGTGAATACATTATAA
- a CDS encoding BamA/TamA family outer membrane protein has protein sequence MKRLFAKILLFFLTLVLIISCNAVKRLDADQHLLVKNEIFSNGEDVKDSKIYSQLYQEPNTSILGFPLGLHVYNLARPNIDSILSEKFLENEKKQRKLINLLSKKQFDQYLYSKVEFNQWLQRTGESPVIINKEDTKKSENRLKSWYWNNGWFNVETDYKIIPIENKEKRARIEYYVTPHKPYILDSINTDITSKALDSLYQLYKAESAIKPGIQYNTLDFNEERDRLSQLFRNNGVYNFDQEYISFDADTVDTNHKLNTTLIIKNERNNIGDSVSRVPFKIHKISKVNIFTDYAYSKRNEVITDSASHKGYSLYSFDEMRYKPEAISDAIFVKPGNTYSDIDRTRTYNRLNALRVFKYPDIQYSLDPDDSTATDLVTNIFLTPLPKYSLGFDFDVSQSNIQEFGIGFGGSFLIRNIFGGLENLEFSGRGSIASSTDAAGSNNDNRFFDITEVGADMKLSLPRIFLPLNTEKIIPKYMSPFTNMSLGFSTQRNIGLDKQTFSGILNYAWKPSKRLSNSFDLLNIQYVRNLNTENYFNVYRNSFDELNDIAQRSNFEFNDPAGEPTLAIPNEADEFINYVVSDDFPNTGLNQDDFFNVLDISERKLRLTENNLIFASNFTYLWNTRESLYDKEFSRFRFKVETAGNVLSALSNVFNYEQNEQGNSKVIGVAYSQYIKTEVDFIKHWDIGKDQIFAARAFGGIAIPYGNSNSIPITKTFFAGGPNDNRAWQAYDLGPGSSGSILEFNEANMKLAFNGEYRFGLIEDFKGALFVDVGNIWNVLDSSTSEEFVFEGLQDLEELAIGSGFGLRYDFNFFVLRFDIGFKTHDPARPKGERWFKDYNFNHAVYNVGINYPF, from the coding sequence TTGAAACGGCTTTTCGCAAAAATATTATTATTTTTTTTAACTCTTGTCTTAATAATTAGCTGTAATGCCGTAAAAAGACTGGATGCTGATCAGCACCTTCTGGTTAAAAATGAAATTTTCAGCAACGGGGAGGATGTAAAAGACTCTAAAATATACAGCCAACTCTATCAAGAACCTAATACAAGTATACTGGGATTTCCATTAGGCCTTCATGTTTATAATCTTGCAAGACCAAATATTGACAGTATTCTTTCAGAGAAATTTTTAGAAAACGAAAAAAAGCAAAGAAAATTAATTAATCTGCTTTCAAAAAAGCAATTTGATCAATATCTATACTCTAAAGTTGAATTTAATCAGTGGTTACAGAGAACCGGGGAATCTCCTGTTATTATAAACAAAGAAGACACAAAAAAATCTGAAAACAGACTAAAATCCTGGTACTGGAACAACGGTTGGTTTAATGTAGAAACCGATTATAAGATAATTCCTATTGAGAATAAAGAAAAAAGAGCCAGGATAGAATATTATGTCACTCCGCATAAACCTTATATTTTAGACTCTATTAATACTGATATCACCTCCAAAGCTCTGGATTCTCTTTATCAATTATACAAAGCTGAAAGCGCTATAAAACCTGGGATTCAATACAATACCCTTGATTTTAATGAAGAGCGAGATCGACTTTCCCAATTATTCAGAAACAATGGAGTATATAATTTTGACCAGGAATATATAAGTTTCGATGCAGACACTGTAGACACCAACCACAAATTAAACACCACTCTTATTATTAAAAATGAACGGAATAATATTGGTGATAGTGTTTCAAGAGTTCCATTTAAAATCCATAAGATTAGTAAGGTCAATATTTTTACAGATTATGCGTATTCAAAACGAAATGAGGTTATAACAGATAGTGCCAGCCACAAGGGTTATTCTCTATATAGTTTTGACGAAATGCGTTATAAACCTGAAGCTATAAGTGACGCCATTTTCGTAAAACCGGGAAATACATATAGCGATATAGATAGAACAAGAACCTATAACAGACTAAACGCCCTGAGAGTTTTTAAATACCCTGATATTCAATACTCTTTAGATCCTGATGACAGCACAGCTACAGATTTGGTAACGAATATCTTTCTCACGCCACTGCCAAAATATTCCTTAGGTTTTGATTTTGATGTTTCTCAAAGTAATATTCAGGAATTTGGAATTGGATTTGGAGGATCATTTTTAATTAGAAATATATTCGGCGGACTCGAAAATTTAGAATTTTCAGGTCGGGGGAGCATCGCCTCATCAACAGATGCCGCCGGCAGTAATAATGACAACCGTTTTTTTGATATTACTGAAGTAGGCGCAGATATGAAACTTAGCCTGCCTAGAATATTTTTACCTCTCAATACCGAAAAAATAATCCCGAAATACATGTCCCCTTTTACCAATATGAGTCTTGGATTTAGCACCCAGAGAAATATTGGTTTGGATAAACAAACATTTTCAGGAATACTAAATTATGCCTGGAAACCTTCCAAAAGACTCTCAAACAGTTTTGATCTATTAAATATTCAGTATGTCCGTAATTTAAATACAGAGAACTACTTTAACGTATACCGAAATTCATTTGACGAATTGAATGACATCGCGCAGCGTAGTAATTTTGAATTCAACGATCCTGCAGGGGAACCTACGTTGGCTATTCCTAATGAAGCAGATGAATTTATAAATTATGTAGTTTCAGATGATTTCCCAAATACCGGATTAAATCAGGATGATTTTTTCAATGTACTAGATATATCTGAGCGTAAATTACGATTAACAGAAAACAATTTAATATTCGCCTCTAATTTCACTTATTTATGGAATACCAGAGAAAGCCTTTATGATAAGGAATTTTCAAGATTTCGTTTTAAAGTTGAAACAGCCGGGAATGTGCTTTCAGCATTATCTAATGTTTTTAATTATGAACAAAACGAACAGGGAAATAGTAAAGTTATTGGTGTCGCATATTCCCAATATATTAAAACAGAAGTCGATTTTATAAAACATTGGGATATTGGCAAGGATCAGATTTTTGCGGCCAGAGCTTTCGGAGGAATTGCAATACCATATGGAAATTCTAATAGTATCCCCATCACCAAGACATTTTTTGCAGGTGGGCCAAATGATAATCGCGCATGGCAGGCTTATGATCTGGGACCCGGAAGCAGTGGTAGTATTTTAGAGTTCAATGAAGCTAATATGAAACTTGCGTTTAATGGAGAATACCGGTTTGGCTTAATTGAAGATTTCAAAGGAGCCCTTTTTGTAGATGTCGGAAATATCTGGAACGTATTAGATTCAAGTACTTCTGAAGAATTTGTTTTTGAAGGATTGCAAGACTTGGAAGAACTTGCCATAGGAAGTGGTTTTGGCCTGAGATATGACTTTAACTTTTTCGTCTTAAGATTCGATATAGGTTTTAAAACGCACGATCCTGCAAGACCTAAGGGAGAACGCTGGTTTAAAGATTATAATTTCAACCATGCGGTTTATAACGTAGGTATTAATTATCCTTTCTAA
- a CDS encoding TrmH family RNA methyltransferase, producing the protein MLSKSQIKLIKSLSQKKFRNKHKLFVVEGLKGVREFLNSDFELVSLYVVDGEFEEHQQFLNIIDQKELKKISFLKTPQKALAVFKIPVKRDLKIGDLTVVLDGVRDPGNLGTIIRLCDWFGIENLICSLDTVDCYNPKVVQASMGSLTRVEIFYSDLVNVLGAHKNIPVFGTMLNGENIYSKKKPDKALIVMGNEANGISEEIQALISNKITIPQFGEIQETESLNVATATSIILSEFRRSSIIEK; encoded by the coding sequence ATGCTTAGCAAAAGCCAGATTAAGTTAATAAAAAGCCTTTCACAAAAAAAGTTTAGAAATAAACATAAACTCTTTGTAGTTGAAGGATTAAAAGGAGTTCGGGAATTCCTAAATTCTGATTTTGAGTTAGTTTCTCTTTATGTTGTAGATGGAGAGTTTGAAGAACATCAACAATTTTTGAATATAATAGACCAAAAGGAATTAAAAAAGATAAGTTTTCTAAAGACTCCTCAGAAAGCTTTAGCAGTTTTTAAAATTCCGGTAAAGCGAGATCTCAAAATTGGAGATTTGACGGTAGTGTTGGATGGGGTAAGAGATCCCGGAAATTTAGGAACAATAATTAGACTATGTGATTGGTTCGGGATTGAAAATCTTATTTGTTCCCTTGATACTGTAGATTGCTATAACCCCAAGGTGGTACAAGCTAGTATGGGTTCTTTAACCAGAGTGGAAATTTTCTATAGTGATTTGGTTAATGTCCTAGGGGCTCATAAGAATATTCCTGTTTTTGGAACCATGCTTAATGGAGAAAATATTTATTCAAAAAAAAAGCCTGATAAAGCCCTTATAGTCATGGGGAATGAGGCTAATGGAATTTCCGAAGAAATCCAGGCTTTGATCTCTAATAAAATTACCATCCCTCAATTTGGTGAAATACAGGAGACAGAGAGTTTAAATGTTGCGACTGCGACATCTATTATTCTTAGTGAATTTAGAAGAAGTTCTATTATTGAAAAGTAA
- a CDS encoding porin family protein, with the protein MRKLIAIILIAICHHTAQAQIFSGERVLNQQNFDQQRWSWGYFLGFNSYDFDFDYKDYNPSPVTGQDFAVEKRTGFNVGLVGNLKLSNNIDLRLEPGVNFNTRGFQALRADANTYREISSTYVHIPLLVKFNANRLNNFRPFVVGGLSTSINLSSNENNPDDNSAGQFRMTTNSYYYEIGFGIDLYLYYFKLSPSIRGVFAINDELIRDTDPNSLYTGNVEKMSSRAIFINFTFQ; encoded by the coding sequence ATGAGAAAATTAATTGCGATAATTCTTATTGCTATTTGTCATCACACTGCACAAGCTCAGATATTTTCTGGAGAGCGTGTGTTAAATCAACAGAATTTTGACCAACAAAGATGGTCATGGGGATATTTTCTTGGATTCAATAGTTACGATTTTGATTTTGACTATAAGGACTATAATCCGAGTCCGGTAACTGGTCAAGATTTTGCGGTAGAGAAAAGAACGGGTTTTAATGTTGGCCTGGTTGGCAATTTAAAACTCAGCAACAACATAGACCTAAGACTGGAACCTGGGGTTAACTTCAACACCAGAGGTTTCCAGGCATTGAGGGCAGATGCGAATACCTACAGAGAAATTAGTTCTACATATGTTCATATCCCACTGCTTGTGAAGTTCAATGCAAATAGGCTAAATAACTTTAGACCTTTCGTCGTTGGTGGCTTATCAACCTCAATAAATCTAAGTAGTAACGAGAATAATCCCGATGATAATAGTGCCGGACAGTTTAGAATGACCACAAACTCTTATTATTACGAAATTGGTTTTGGAATTGACCTTTACCTCTATTATTTCAAGTTGTCACCATCTATAAGGGGCGTATTTGCTATTAACGATGAACTAATTAGAGATACTGATCCTAATAGCTTGTATACAGGAAATGTTGAAAAAATGTCTTCCAGGGCAATATTTATCAACTTTACTTTTCAATAA
- the ubiE gene encoding bifunctional demethylmenaquinone methyltransferase/2-methoxy-6-polyprenyl-1,4-benzoquinol methylase UbiE — protein MSKKVTPYKDSKLTKKKQVEQMFDNISDNYDGLNRVISLGTDVSWRKKVVAAVAATNPNSILDIATGTGDLAIQMANTGAKRIVGLDLSEGMLKVGRKKIADKNFDVEIEMIQGDSENLPFENNSFDAITVAFGVRNFENLEKGLEEIFRVLKPTGIFVVLETSVPKKFPYKQGYCFYSNLILPVIGKIFSKDKDAYSYLSESAANFPYGITFNNILSKIGFINVKDLPQTFGVSTIYIASK, from the coding sequence ATGAGTAAGAAGGTCACCCCATATAAGGATTCCAAACTCACTAAAAAGAAACAGGTTGAGCAGATGTTTGATAATATTTCAGACAATTATGATGGGCTTAACCGTGTAATTTCTCTTGGAACCGATGTGAGTTGGAGAAAGAAGGTAGTGGCCGCAGTTGCTGCCACTAATCCCAATAGTATTTTAGATATTGCCACAGGTACTGGGGATCTTGCTATTCAAATGGCTAATACCGGAGCGAAACGAATCGTTGGACTTGACCTGTCAGAAGGAATGCTGAAGGTAGGCCGAAAAAAGATAGCGGACAAGAATTTTGATGTGGAAATTGAAATGATCCAGGGAGATTCAGAAAATTTACCTTTTGAAAACAACTCATTTGATGCAATCACGGTGGCATTTGGAGTTAGAAATTTCGAAAATCTGGAAAAAGGTCTTGAAGAAATTTTTAGAGTTTTGAAACCAACCGGAATTTTTGTAGTATTGGAAACCTCGGTACCTAAGAAATTTCCCTACAAACAAGGCTACTGTTTTTATTCAAATTTGATTTTACCGGTTATTGGAAAAATTTTCTCAAAAGATAAGGATGCCTACTCTTATTTAAGTGAAAGTGCTGCAAATTTCCCATATGGGATTACTTTCAACAATATTTTATCCAAAATCGGGTTTATTAATGTGAAAGATCTGCCTCAAACATTTGGCGTTTCAACAATTTATATTGCCTCAAAGTAA